From Acidobacteriota bacterium, the proteins below share one genomic window:
- a CDS encoding pyridoxal phosphate-dependent aminotransferase gives MPIGRTVARQMGAASWIRRMFELGRRLRAERGPDAVFDFTLGNPEIDPPEVVRQALARVAAESSPGAHAYMPTPGLLPARRAVASALARRTGLPFTEDHVLMTVGAAGAINIALRAMLEPGDEVVLIAPHFVEYRHYVENYGGVPVVVDTKADFQLDIDAVERALSPRTRALLINTPNNPSGAVYRAEELGRLGELLRGRRPPVTVISDEPYRALTFGDEPAPEVVTAVEGTVIASSWSKTLAIPGERIGYLAISPRIEGARRLAEACAFAMRALGFVNAPALWQRVIADVLERDPEAAIDPEPYRAKRDRLVAGLRAAGYDVVEPQGTFYVFPRTPIPDDTTFVEALVEEGILAVPGSAFGTPGHMRLSLTVPAETIDRALPGFSRV, from the coding sequence ATGCCGATCGGTCGCACCGTCGCCCGGCAGATGGGCGCCGCCTCCTGGATCCGGCGGATGTTCGAACTCGGCCGGCGCCTCCGGGCCGAACGGGGGCCGGACGCGGTCTTCGATTTCACCCTCGGAAACCCCGAGATCGACCCGCCCGAGGTGGTCCGCCAGGCTCTCGCCCGGGTGGCGGCCGAAAGCTCACCGGGCGCGCACGCGTACATGCCGACGCCCGGGCTGCTCCCGGCGCGGCGGGCCGTCGCTTCTGCGCTGGCCCGGCGCACCGGGCTGCCGTTCACCGAGGATCACGTCCTGATGACGGTCGGGGCGGCGGGGGCGATCAACATCGCACTTCGGGCGATGCTCGAGCCGGGGGACGAGGTCGTCCTCATCGCGCCGCACTTCGTCGAGTACCGGCACTACGTGGAGAACTACGGCGGCGTGCCGGTCGTCGTCGACACGAAGGCCGATTTCCAGCTGGACATCGACGCGGTCGAGCGAGCCCTCTCGCCGAGGACGCGCGCGCTGCTGATCAACACGCCGAACAACCCCTCGGGAGCGGTCTACCGGGCGGAGGAACTCGGGCGGCTCGGCGAGCTGCTGCGCGGGCGCCGGCCGCCGGTCACCGTCATCAGCGACGAGCCCTACCGGGCGCTCACCTTCGGCGACGAGCCGGCACCCGAGGTGGTGACCGCCGTCGAGGGGACGGTGATCGCCAGCTCGTGGTCGAAGACCTTGGCGATTCCCGGGGAGCGGATCGGCTACCTCGCGATCTCGCCGCGGATCGAGGGCGCCCGGCGCCTGGCGGAAGCGTGCGCGTTCGCGATGCGGGCGCTCGGGTTCGTCAACGCGCCGGCGCTGTGGCAGCGCGTGATCGCCGACGTGCTCGAGCGCGATCCCGAAGCCGCCATCGACCCCGAGCCGTACCGCGCGAAGCGGGACCGCCTCGTCGCCGGCCTTCGCGCGGCCGGCTACGACGTGGTGGAGCCGCAGGGGACGTTCTACGTGTTCCCGCGCACCCCCATCCCGGACGACACCACCTTCGTCGAGGCGCTCGTCGAGGAAGGCATCCTGGCCGTCCCCGGCTCCGCCTTCGGTACGCCCGGCCACATGCGGCTCTCCCTCACCGTGCCGGCCGAGACCATCGACCGCGCCCTTCCGGGCTTCTCGCGCGT